The proteins below are encoded in one region of Oceaniferula marina:
- a CDS encoding helix-turn-helix domain-containing protein codes for MKPIDKNQRQSKDSSFTLGLVMDFFNPKLLEGARAYCEEQHIRLDARWSVRGDWLPEKLSWNGVLHGLVEASAVSERLAQTTLPALALTADESSLAVIPDYYRCGQLAAEELLCYGAEHLLLAKLSHRFLDRRFFDGALSVAQQHQIPFTAFDNTSRSFRPMIRKLVRTIKKPPSPLGFCLAHAAVAHSVTNALASSGIRIPEEVSIVVIDKDVQQTAALATVPLTSIELNEWHRGFVAAETLHRWLLDKHKPAHDIQIPPRGVRGRASTGHVESRDPVMAKALGYLRAHFKQSIGVPEIVAAAGASRRLVEMRFREALNRSIHEELRRLRIEHAQHLLKEQSLSITEIARSCGFASVHYFSAAFKREIGISPKRFQQQNRDASSRGE; via the coding sequence ATGAAACCCATAGATAAAAATCAGCGCCAATCCAAAGACTCTTCGTTCACACTCGGTCTGGTGATGGATTTTTTTAACCCGAAGCTGCTTGAGGGGGCTCGGGCCTACTGTGAAGAACAGCACATCCGTCTGGATGCGCGCTGGTCGGTGCGGGGGGACTGGCTTCCAGAAAAGCTCAGCTGGAATGGTGTTTTACACGGTCTGGTTGAAGCGTCCGCTGTCTCCGAACGCCTTGCGCAGACCACCCTGCCAGCACTGGCACTTACAGCCGATGAATCCTCACTTGCGGTGATTCCTGACTACTATCGCTGCGGTCAACTTGCCGCTGAAGAACTCCTCTGCTATGGCGCGGAGCACCTGCTTCTGGCCAAACTTAGTCACCGGTTCCTCGATCGTCGTTTTTTTGACGGAGCCCTCTCTGTGGCACAACAACATCAAATCCCCTTTACGGCATTCGATAATACGAGCAGGAGTTTCCGCCCCATGATCCGAAAACTGGTGAGAACCATCAAAAAACCTCCCTCCCCCCTTGGCTTTTGTTTAGCCCATGCTGCGGTCGCCCACTCCGTCACCAATGCGCTTGCATCCTCGGGCATACGTATCCCTGAAGAGGTCAGCATCGTGGTCATCGACAAGGATGTTCAACAAACGGCGGCTCTGGCAACAGTCCCTCTAACCAGCATCGAACTCAACGAATGGCACCGTGGATTTGTTGCAGCAGAAACCTTGCATCGCTGGTTACTGGACAAGCACAAACCCGCCCATGACATCCAAATCCCCCCACGCGGAGTAAGAGGCAGGGCAAGCACCGGACACGTGGAGAGCCGGGATCCCGTCATGGCCAAGGCACTTGGATATCTACGTGCTCACTTCAAACAAAGCATCGGGGTCCCCGAAATTGTCGCCGCCGCAGGAGCCTCGCGCAGACTGGTGGAGATGAGATTCCGTGAAGCCCTCAACCGAAGCATTCACGAAGAACTGCGAAGGCTGCGGATCGAACATGCCCAGCACCTTCTAAAAGAACAATCATTGAGTATCACAGAAATTGCCCGCAGCTGTGGTTTTGCCTCCGTTCACTATTTTTCTGCCGCGTTCAAACGAGAAATTGGGATCTCCCCCAAGCGATTCCAACAACAAAACCGAGACGCCTCATCGCGTGGTGAATGA
- a CDS encoding DUF3472 domain-containing protein, which yields MKQTRMVAESIKVGRARDGGRTGALLTTVSVLLLGLGGPAQAVEVPAGQGQLGEPAEWFTSGVGEFGDRIEYHGQAAGRGKIILTASNGFFDRGIRAKGASAHKDVANGHPAGKPAKGHPPLIASDYAYLDGWDKPGQSMRWHLYLTKPGEVRLLIRLDANQKNPEGSMVVSFAGQKKRIKMRDVKAMKEGLVFQVSDTGKHTLNLSADTEQGVSLGKLSTVDVYGSAIEGAKLLRARWRPAAVHGSYRSSRVEETKMWVMVSKSLNHVSSYSPIVTPFGYYGGSFDADQRFQGGFNFSMWSRETAPLEQQAHLLALGDPSADFSGFGHEGTGVKPRGWSPLASSRPHEVVQSLRVERGQTYNTYYGYFYDPDLAGWKLYCVGRKWVGGRSGRKAKASLWPGSFVEVPGPPQVQRSGDIVRKVVRKGWCLDAEGKWQRLDILPAGKRTHNNKLWGVTKDGWFVFQMGGMEHFSGPAKPIQLPGSVHDEALPDYLSPDKVKQLYQLPVTFAEHRVVSAENSAMLHLGVEDAGNDASAVVYYGEKDCLTFAPRKKSGTERKHSTLKDDRIWPHSQKVEVLKNGINSVKLDDLKPKTKYYYRALVFNERGKMWMFDSGSFTTR from the coding sequence ATGAAACAGACGAGAATGGTGGCAGAGTCAATTAAAGTGGGGAGAGCCAGGGATGGGGGGAGAACGGGAGCTTTACTTACGACGGTGTCGGTTTTGTTGTTGGGCCTAGGTGGTCCGGCTCAGGCAGTTGAAGTTCCTGCCGGACAAGGCCAGTTGGGTGAGCCAGCCGAGTGGTTTACCTCAGGCGTGGGGGAATTTGGAGATCGCATTGAATACCATGGCCAGGCGGCAGGCAGAGGAAAAATCATACTCACTGCGAGCAATGGATTTTTTGACCGTGGAATCCGGGCCAAAGGTGCGTCGGCTCACAAGGATGTTGCGAATGGTCACCCTGCGGGGAAACCGGCCAAAGGTCACCCTCCCTTGATAGCTTCTGATTATGCCTATCTGGACGGGTGGGACAAACCGGGCCAATCCATGCGTTGGCATCTGTATTTGACGAAGCCCGGGGAGGTGAGGTTGTTGATTCGTCTGGATGCCAACCAAAAGAATCCTGAGGGCAGTATGGTGGTTTCTTTTGCCGGGCAGAAGAAGCGAATCAAAATGAGAGATGTCAAGGCGATGAAGGAGGGGCTGGTGTTCCAAGTTTCTGATACGGGAAAACATACACTGAACTTGTCGGCGGATACCGAACAAGGGGTCTCATTGGGAAAACTTTCGACCGTTGATGTGTATGGTTCTGCTATCGAGGGTGCGAAGTTACTGCGCGCCCGCTGGCGTCCTGCGGCTGTGCATGGAAGCTATCGGTCCTCGCGGGTCGAAGAGACGAAGATGTGGGTGATGGTATCCAAGAGCTTGAATCACGTGAGCAGCTATTCTCCGATTGTCACCCCGTTCGGATATTATGGTGGCAGTTTTGATGCAGACCAGAGGTTTCAGGGAGGATTTAATTTTTCGATGTGGTCGCGTGAAACGGCCCCGCTGGAGCAGCAGGCTCATCTACTGGCATTGGGGGACCCCAGCGCGGATTTCAGCGGTTTTGGCCATGAGGGCACGGGGGTAAAACCAAGGGGTTGGTCGCCATTGGCTTCATCACGGCCACATGAAGTGGTGCAGAGCCTTCGAGTTGAGCGTGGTCAAACCTACAATACGTATTATGGGTATTTTTATGATCCGGATTTGGCCGGGTGGAAATTGTATTGTGTCGGGAGAAAGTGGGTAGGAGGTCGATCAGGCAGAAAGGCCAAAGCCTCCTTGTGGCCGGGATCTTTTGTGGAGGTTCCCGGTCCTCCGCAGGTGCAGCGCAGCGGTGACATTGTTCGTAAGGTTGTTCGTAAAGGGTGGTGTTTGGATGCCGAAGGGAAGTGGCAGCGGTTGGATATTCTACCTGCAGGTAAAAGAACGCATAACAATAAACTCTGGGGTGTGACCAAGGATGGATGGTTTGTCTTCCAGATGGGCGGTATGGAGCACTTCAGTGGACCGGCGAAACCGATCCAACTGCCGGGTTCTGTTCATGATGAAGCCCTCCCCGATTACCTTTCTCCGGACAAAGTCAAACAACTCTATCAATTGCCGGTGACCTTTGCAGAGCACCGTGTGGTATCTGCCGAAAATTCAGCGATGCTGCATTTAGGCGTTGAAGATGCGGGCAACGATGCCAGTGCGGTGGTTTACTATGGAGAAAAGGATTGCCTGACCTTTGCTCCACGCAAAAAATCAGGTACGGAAAGAAAACATTCCACCTTAAAGGATGATCGTATTTGGCCTCATTCCCAGAAGGTTGAGGTTTTAAAAAATGGTATCAATTCAGTGAAATTGGACGATTTAAAACCCAAGACAAAGTACTATTACCGCGCCCTCGTCTTCAATGAGCGGGGGAAGATGTGGATGTTTGATTCGGGATCATTCACCACGCGATGA
- a CDS encoding homoserine dehydrogenase, with protein sequence MNKTLGIGLAGFGTVGTGVWETLERNFDLISNRTGVRTEMMRIAVRDINKSRPEGAPVEKFTTDWKDVVNDPTVDIVVELIGGTTTAFEIVEAALKARKPVVTGNKALLAERGKALFALSREMNTPIHFEAAVAGGIPIIKAVQDSFVGNRIETMAGIINGTSNYILERMTDAGLGYPEALKEAQELGYAEADPTLDVNGWDAAHKAILLATLSYGFSIDPAEVYVRGIEMVRGIDIEFAKRLGFVVKLLCVVREHENGTVEIRTQPSFIPQSHVLSSVNGVFNAVAINGDASGESLFYGRGAGKGPTASSVVADIVEAARGFAQEAGHRGFLPYQTEGQLVPIEDTETPYYVRFDVTDEPGVIAKIANILADAGIGISGTHSPVNADDPDADFVDMVFQLHTCKFGLLKDTLKEIEALNCVNSRPVVFRIENLG encoded by the coding sequence ATGAATAAAACACTCGGCATAGGACTCGCAGGATTCGGCACCGTTGGAACCGGTGTATGGGAAACCCTGGAACGCAACTTTGATCTCATTTCCAACCGGACCGGCGTCCGAACCGAAATGATGCGTATCGCCGTGCGTGACATTAACAAATCCCGCCCCGAGGGAGCACCTGTGGAAAAATTCACCACCGACTGGAAAGATGTCGTCAACGACCCGACCGTCGATATCGTTGTCGAACTCATCGGAGGAACCACAACCGCATTCGAAATTGTCGAAGCCGCGCTCAAGGCTCGCAAACCTGTGGTAACGGGCAATAAAGCCCTACTCGCTGAACGAGGCAAGGCTCTGTTCGCGCTCTCGCGCGAGATGAATACACCCATTCATTTCGAAGCGGCCGTAGCCGGAGGTATCCCCATCATCAAAGCTGTCCAGGACTCCTTTGTCGGCAACCGCATCGAGACGATGGCCGGCATCATCAATGGCACATCCAACTATATTCTCGAGCGGATGACCGATGCCGGACTCGGCTACCCCGAAGCGCTCAAAGAAGCTCAAGAACTAGGATACGCAGAAGCTGACCCCACCCTAGACGTCAACGGATGGGACGCCGCTCACAAAGCCATCCTACTGGCCACCCTGTCCTACGGATTTAGCATCGACCCCGCTGAGGTTTACGTGCGGGGCATTGAAATGGTCCGCGGTATCGACATTGAATTTGCCAAGCGTCTCGGCTTCGTGGTCAAACTTCTTTGTGTGGTGCGCGAGCACGAAAATGGCACGGTGGAAATCCGCACCCAACCCTCGTTCATCCCTCAAAGCCACGTTCTCTCGAGCGTCAATGGTGTCTTCAATGCGGTTGCCATCAATGGTGACGCATCCGGTGAATCACTCTTCTACGGACGTGGCGCCGGCAAGGGGCCGACAGCATCATCGGTTGTCGCCGACATCGTAGAAGCCGCACGCGGGTTTGCCCAGGAAGCAGGCCACCGCGGCTTTCTCCCCTATCAGACAGAGGGACAACTTGTTCCGATCGAAGACACTGAAACCCCGTATTATGTCCGCTTCGATGTTACCGACGAACCGGGCGTGATTGCCAAGATTGCCAATATCCTGGCTGATGCCGGCATCGGTATTTCCGGAACCCACTCACCAGTGAACGCCGATGACCCCGACGCCGACTTTGTCGACATGGTATTCCAACTGCACACCTGCAAGTTTGGTCTACTCAAAGACACCCTGAAGGAGATCGAAGCACTCAACTGCGTCAACTCCCGTCCGGTTGTGTTCCGAATTGAAAATTTAGGCTAA
- a CDS encoding cysteine desulfurase family protein gives MAMVYLDSNATTQIHPEVLEEMMPYLTDQWYNPSSGYRAAKAVRTAMETAHEQVASLIGADPEEIIFTGCGTEANNAALSFLARVSARQGGQCRRVVTSAIEHSAILRYGEYLQDQEGFVLEKVGVQPDGRLDLEAYRDALALGDVAFSSLMWANNETGVIQPMAEACEVARSAGVPLHSDAIQAVGKTEVNVREVPVDYLSISGHKLHAPKGVGALYIRRGLAFEPMLRGGGQEGGRRSGTENVASIVGLGKAAELMKSRLDADGHAGVARLRDHFEQRILSEITGVTVNGSMDYRTANTSHLSFDDCEAAGLLILLDEYGVQCSAGSACMTGKQKPSHVQTAMGIPADQARSSLRISLSILTTSEECDAAVEAVKKAVGKLRRVQGGPGVGPVQIFT, from the coding sequence ATGGCTATGGTTTACCTTGATTCCAACGCAACCACTCAAATTCATCCCGAAGTGCTGGAGGAGATGATGCCGTATTTGACGGATCAATGGTATAATCCTTCCAGCGGGTATCGAGCCGCAAAGGCCGTAAGAACGGCCATGGAGACGGCTCACGAGCAAGTGGCATCGTTGATTGGTGCAGATCCTGAGGAGATCATTTTTACCGGCTGTGGAACGGAGGCGAATAATGCGGCTCTGTCGTTTTTAGCTCGGGTGTCTGCGAGACAGGGGGGGCAGTGCCGGAGGGTGGTGACCAGTGCGATTGAGCACAGTGCGATTTTACGTTATGGCGAGTACTTGCAAGATCAGGAGGGTTTTGTGTTGGAAAAAGTGGGGGTTCAGCCTGATGGCCGATTGGATCTCGAGGCGTATCGGGATGCTCTCGCATTGGGTGATGTGGCCTTTTCCTCTCTGATGTGGGCCAATAATGAAACTGGAGTGATTCAGCCGATGGCGGAGGCTTGCGAGGTGGCTCGGAGTGCTGGCGTTCCGTTGCACAGTGATGCCATCCAAGCGGTGGGGAAAACGGAGGTGAATGTGCGGGAGGTGCCGGTCGATTATTTATCGATTTCCGGGCATAAGTTACACGCTCCGAAGGGTGTGGGCGCACTCTATATCCGTCGCGGGTTGGCATTTGAACCGATGCTGCGAGGTGGTGGGCAGGAAGGGGGGCGGCGAAGCGGCACCGAGAATGTAGCGTCCATTGTCGGGCTGGGAAAAGCTGCGGAGCTGATGAAGTCCCGTTTGGATGCCGATGGGCATGCCGGAGTGGCTCGCTTGCGGGATCATTTTGAGCAGCGAATTCTGTCGGAGATCACCGGTGTGACGGTGAATGGATCCATGGATTATCGGACGGCGAACACCTCACATCTTTCCTTTGACGACTGTGAAGCCGCTGGCTTGTTGATCTTGCTGGATGAGTATGGCGTGCAATGCTCGGCAGGAAGTGCCTGCATGACCGGAAAGCAGAAACCTTCCCATGTTCAGACAGCCATGGGCATACCTGCGGATCAGGCGAGAAGCAGTCTGCGTATTTCCTTGTCCATTCTGACGACTTCCGAGGAGTGCGATGCCGCTGTGGAAGCTGTGAAAAAGGCAGTGGGCAAATTGCGTCGTGTGCAGGGAGGCCCCGGAGTGGGGCCTGTGCAGATTTTTACTTAG
- a CDS encoding septal ring lytic transglycosylase RlpA family protein, with product MAWNTRVFMMMWVSILSMVLVSCGPSYEGYMTRSYTVRGGHYRPMQVEQALQYRETGIASWYDESKYFGLKRGNTSLGEKVMPWHVSAAHKTLPLPCVVKVTNLSNGRSLKMRVNDRGPFIDGRIIDVTPRAASKLGFKKHGLTEVEVEVVSVGDGKHKRKAKKKSWFAWW from the coding sequence ATGGCTTGGAACACTCGAGTTTTTATGATGATGTGGGTATCGATACTCTCGATGGTGTTGGTGTCCTGTGGTCCGAGTTATGAGGGGTACATGACGCGTTCCTACACGGTTCGTGGCGGGCATTATCGTCCGATGCAGGTTGAGCAGGCTTTGCAGTACCGTGAAACCGGGATTGCGTCGTGGTATGACGAGAGTAAGTATTTTGGTCTCAAGCGGGGTAATACCTCACTTGGCGAGAAAGTTATGCCCTGGCATGTATCGGCCGCGCATAAGACCTTGCCGTTGCCTTGCGTTGTTAAAGTGACCAACCTAAGCAATGGACGTTCGTTGAAGATGCGGGTCAATGACCGGGGGCCGTTTATTGACGGCAGGATTATTGATGTCACTCCGCGCGCGGCCTCGAAGCTTGGCTTTAAAAAACATGGCCTGACCGAGGTGGAAGTCGAGGTGGTCAGCGTGGGTGATGGAAAACATAAGAGAAAGGCCAAGAAGAAATCCTGGTTTGCCTGGTGGTAG